Proteins found in one Flavobacterium channae genomic segment:
- a CDS encoding tyrosine-type recombinase/integrase, whose translation MNWKAKIVLYKKVPRIAIYFEKNATLIARIKSFEDARWSASNKYWHLPDTEANRLHFKLPLAHTLVPTEEGIASIETFKKYLLSKRYSPKTIATYSDALKSFLTFYNTKIIKDITNEDVIIFNNDFILKNKFSSSYQNQIVNAIKLYFKIVKDTAIEIDKIHRPKREKVLPNVLSKEEIKLIINSPTNLKHKTMLSLIYSCGLRCGELLALQPHHIDSKRNIVLLKNSKGKKDRIVPLSPKILELLRDYYKVYKPKIYLFEGLNAGQPYDARSLQQVLKQALQKTGIKKPVTLHWLRHSYATHLLESGTDLRYIQELLGHNSSKTTEIYTHVSTKSIQQIKSPFDDL comes from the coding sequence ATGAATTGGAAAGCCAAAATAGTACTATACAAAAAAGTGCCACGAATTGCAATATATTTTGAAAAAAATGCAACATTAATTGCACGTATCAAATCCTTTGAGGATGCTCGCTGGAGTGCTTCAAACAAATATTGGCATTTACCCGATACTGAAGCCAATAGATTGCATTTTAAACTTCCATTAGCTCATACATTAGTTCCAACCGAAGAAGGAATTGCAAGCATTGAAACATTTAAAAAATATCTTTTATCAAAACGCTACAGCCCTAAAACAATTGCAACTTACAGTGATGCATTAAAATCTTTTTTAACTTTTTACAATACCAAAATAATTAAAGACATTACTAATGAAGATGTAATTATCTTTAATAACGACTTTATTTTAAAAAATAAATTTTCAAGTTCGTATCAAAATCAGATTGTTAATGCTATTAAACTGTATTTTAAAATTGTAAAAGATACTGCAATTGAAATCGATAAAATACATCGACCAAAACGAGAGAAAGTTTTACCCAATGTTTTGAGTAAAGAAGAGATAAAACTAATTATAAATTCTCCAACCAACTTAAAACATAAAACAATGCTAAGTTTAATTTACTCATGCGGTTTACGATGTGGTGAATTATTAGCATTACAACCGCATCATATTGATTCTAAAAGAAATATTGTTTTATTGAAAAATTCAAAAGGGAAAAAGGATAGAATTGTTCCGCTTAGTCCTAAAATACTAGAACTATTAAGAGACTATTATAAAGTTTACAAACCTAAAATTTATTTATTTGAAGGGCTAAATGCTGGTCAACCTTATGATGCAAGAAGTTTACAACAAGTATTAAAGCAAGCACTTCAAAAAACAGGAATTAAAAAACCTGTGACACTACATTGGTTGCGTCATAGTTATGCTACACATTTGTTAGAAAGCGGAACTGATTTGAGATACATTCAAGAATTATTAGGACACAATAGCAGTAAAACGACTGAGATATATACCCATGTGAGCACAAAAAGCATTCAACAAATAAAAAGTCCATTTGATGATTTATAA
- a CDS encoding DUF6048 family protein: MLRFIFSLSLLCFSLLGNAQTKDTAKVLFPERYGLRVGLDLHKIARAFYEKDYRGFEVVGDYRLTKRFYLAGEIGNEDKTVDDDRLNFTTKGTYFKVGFDYNSFENWLDMENMIYAGMRYGISSFSQTLNSYTIYDPTNYYGENTVISGEKFSGLNASWIEVIGGIKAELFNNLYLGFSVRLNYLVSNKRPDGFDNLFIPGYNRTYDGKFGAGFNYTLSYFIPIYKKNKKTAEKK, translated from the coding sequence ATGTTAAGATTTATTTTTAGTCTGAGCTTGTTGTGTTTTTCGTTATTAGGAAATGCACAAACTAAAGATACAGCAAAAGTATTGTTTCCTGAACGATATGGATTGCGAGTAGGGCTTGATTTGCATAAAATTGCAAGAGCTTTCTACGAAAAAGATTATCGCGGTTTTGAAGTTGTAGGAGATTATCGTTTAACAAAACGTTTTTATTTAGCTGGTGAAATTGGTAACGAAGACAAAACTGTTGATGATGACCGTTTGAATTTCACTACTAAGGGAACTTATTTTAAAGTAGGTTTTGATTATAACTCGTTTGAAAACTGGCTCGACATGGAAAACATGATTTATGCTGGTATGCGTTATGGTATTAGTAGTTTTAGCCAAACTTTAAACAGTTATACTATTTATGATCCAACTAATTATTATGGTGAAAACACTGTGATTTCGGGAGAAAAATTTAGCGGTTTAAATGCGAGTTGGATTGAAGTTATTGGAGGAATTAAAGCCGAATTATTCAACAATCTGTATTTAGGTTTTTCGGTACGTTTGAATTATTTAGTTTCCAACAAAAGACCTGATGGATTTGATAATCTGTTTATTCCAGGTTACAACCGAACCTATGATGGAAAATTTGGTGCAGGATTTAATTACACGTTGAGTTATTTCATCCCGATTTACAAGAAGAATAAAAAAACGGCAGAGAAAAAATAA
- a CDS encoding DUF6452 family protein: MKKIVLITLSTLLALSFWNCEKDDICAEGTPVTPRLIIEFYDATDRTELKNVTDLRVEEFATDNGVVFNENIDETLPARYLSNSNKIAIPLKTFDINSKFDFILNYGNPSENADAVSFSYDKEDIYISRACGYKTIFNLTDNDPNTFPTSGYWIQDIEVIQPNIENENEVHVKIYF; the protein is encoded by the coding sequence ATGAAAAAAATAGTTTTAATAACCCTTTCTACGCTTTTAGCACTTTCATTTTGGAATTGCGAAAAAGATGATATTTGTGCCGAAGGAACGCCTGTAACGCCTCGATTAATTATTGAGTTTTATGATGCTACAGATCGTACAGAATTAAAGAATGTAACTGATTTAAGAGTTGAAGAATTTGCAACTGATAACGGAGTTGTTTTTAATGAGAATATAGATGAGACTTTACCTGCTAGATATTTATCAAACAGTAATAAAATTGCTATTCCATTGAAAACATTCGATATTAATTCAAAATTTGATTTTATATTGAATTATGGAAATCCTTCTGAAAACGCTGATGCGGTTTCATTTAGTTATGATAAAGAAGATATTTATATTTCACGTGCTTGCGGATATAAAACAATTTTTAATTTAACCGATAACGATCCAAATACTTTTCCTACTTCAGGATATTGGATTCAAGATATAGAAGTGATACAACCTAATATAGAAAACGAAAATGAAGTACATGTTAAGATTTATTTTTAG
- the rlmD gene encoding 23S rRNA (uracil(1939)-C(5))-methyltransferase RlmD yields MGKKRTEKIVFENVKILDAGAKGVSVAKAPDGKVIFLPNVVPGDVVDVQTMKKRKAYYEGKAIKIHEFSEHRVDPVCEHFGSCGGCKWQNMKYSQQLFFKNQEVFNNLKRIGKIELPEFEPILGSEKQLFYRNKMEFGFSNARWMTDAEIQSGAEFDNKNALGFHIPRMWDKILDIEKCHLQEDPSNEIRNEIKRFANENNLTFFNARATEGLLRTLMIRTASTGEIMVLIQFFENDKNGIELMMNFLAERFPQITSLQYVINQKLNDTLYDQEIILFKGRDYILEEMEGLHFSINAKSFYQTNSDQAYELYKITREFAGLTGNETVYDLYTGTGTIAQFVSKKAKKVIGVEAVPEAIIDAKANAERNNINNCEFYVGDMKNVFNDEFISKHGQPDVIITDPPRDGMHKDVVEMLLKTNVPRIVYVSCNSATQARDLALMDEKYKVVRVRPVDMFPQTHHVENVVLLEKR; encoded by the coding sequence ATGGGAAAAAAGAGAACAGAAAAAATCGTATTCGAAAACGTAAAAATCCTTGATGCAGGTGCAAAAGGTGTATCGGTAGCGAAAGCGCCAGATGGTAAAGTAATATTTCTTCCAAACGTAGTTCCTGGTGATGTAGTAGATGTGCAAACCATGAAGAAAAGAAAAGCCTACTACGAAGGAAAAGCAATTAAAATTCATGAATTTTCTGAACATAGAGTAGATCCAGTTTGCGAACATTTTGGCTCTTGTGGTGGTTGTAAATGGCAAAACATGAAATACAGCCAACAATTATTCTTTAAAAATCAGGAAGTTTTTAATAATTTAAAAAGAATAGGTAAAATTGAATTACCAGAATTCGAACCAATTTTAGGTTCTGAAAAGCAATTGTTTTACAGAAATAAAATGGAATTTGGTTTCTCTAACGCTCGTTGGATGACCGATGCTGAAATTCAATCGGGAGCCGAATTTGACAATAAAAATGCCTTAGGATTTCATATACCAAGAATGTGGGATAAGATTTTAGATATTGAAAAATGTCACTTACAAGAAGATCCTTCAAATGAAATTCGTAATGAAATTAAACGCTTTGCAAACGAAAACAACTTAACGTTTTTTAATGCAAGAGCGACTGAAGGTTTGTTACGTACATTAATGATTCGTACTGCTTCAACAGGAGAAATCATGGTGTTGATTCAGTTTTTTGAAAATGATAAAAACGGAATCGAATTGATGATGAATTTCTTAGCAGAACGTTTTCCACAAATTACATCGTTACAATATGTTATCAATCAAAAATTGAATGACACTTTGTACGACCAAGAGATTATTTTATTCAAAGGTCGCGATTATATTTTGGAAGAAATGGAAGGTTTGCATTTTAGTATTAATGCAAAATCTTTCTATCAAACCAATTCGGATCAAGCCTACGAATTATACAAAATAACTAGAGAATTTGCTGGTTTAACAGGAAACGAAACAGTTTACGATTTGTATACTGGAACAGGAACTATTGCGCAATTCGTATCTAAAAAAGCGAAAAAAGTAATTGGTGTAGAAGCAGTTCCAGAAGCAATTATTGATGCAAAAGCAAATGCAGAACGCAATAACATTAACAATTGTGAGTTTTATGTGGGTGACATGAAAAATGTTTTCAACGACGAATTCATAAGCAAACACGGACAACCAGACGTTATCATTACCGATCCACCAAGAGATGGAATGCATAAAGATGTTGTAGAAATGTTATTAAAAACTAATGTTCCGAGAATTGTTTATGTAAGTTGTAATTCGGCAACACAAGCTCGTGATTTAGCTTTAATGGACGAAAAATACAAAGTAGTTCGTGTGCGTCCAGTAGATATGTTTCCTCAAACACATCATGTTGAAAACGTAGTTCTTTTAGAAAAAAGATAA
- a CDS encoding DUF1003 domain-containing protein produces MSKTFISAISNIEFPEKERVIGTTIRTSILNLILKDYPDFKREDSISIEELNVYREKYISKYLQTEISELSDLEKNVINSIGNDTSFVAKIEDEPDVRNFGQIVADKVAAFGGSWTFIISFFIFISFWIGSNVIIFTNKEFDPYPFILLNLILSCIAALQAPVIMMSQNRQEEKDRERAKKDYMINLKSELEIRMLDDKLDHLIMHQQQELIEIQKVQIEMMNDILNRIK; encoded by the coding sequence ATGAGCAAAACATTTATAAGCGCGATTTCAAATATCGAATTTCCTGAAAAAGAAAGAGTAATTGGAACTACAATTCGAACTTCTATTTTAAATTTGATTTTGAAGGATTATCCTGATTTTAAACGTGAAGATTCTATTTCTATTGAAGAGTTGAATGTTTACAGAGAAAAGTACATTTCGAAGTATTTGCAAACTGAAATTTCTGAATTATCCGATTTGGAAAAGAATGTCATCAATTCTATAGGAAATGATACTTCTTTTGTAGCGAAGATTGAAGATGAACCAGATGTTAGAAATTTTGGTCAAATTGTAGCGGATAAAGTGGCGGCATTTGGCGGAAGCTGGACATTTATAATTTCCTTCTTCATTTTTATTTCCTTTTGGATAGGTTCTAATGTTATCATTTTTACCAATAAAGAGTTTGATCCTTATCCGTTTATATTGCTGAATTTAATCTTATCGTGTATAGCTGCTTTGCAAGCACCTGTAATTATGATGAGTCAAAATCGTCAGGAAGAAAAAGACAGAGAACGTGCAAAAAAAGATTATATGATTAATTTAAAATCGGAACTAGAAATTAGAATGTTAGATGATAAATTAGACCATTTAATTATGCACCAACAACAAGAATTAATTGAAATTCAAAAAGTGCAAATTGAAATGATGAACGATATTTTAAATCGAATTAAATAG
- a CDS encoding DUF1697 domain-containing protein: MKTHLALLRGINVSGHNMIKMDVLKSVLEKAGFQNVQTYIQSGNVFVDSEEENGASVGFKIKQEIFKELGLEVPVVVISKEDLEACFTNNTFLSEKDCDTKKLYVAFISKELQGSAINDLKISQFKPDEATIDKSRIYIKYAVGAGKTRLDQKYIEKKLNVVATIRNWNTVTTLLEMFS; this comes from the coding sequence ATGAAAACGCACTTAGCTTTACTTCGCGGAATCAATGTTTCGGGACATAACATGATAAAAATGGATGTTTTAAAATCGGTATTAGAAAAAGCTGGTTTTCAAAATGTGCAAACGTATATTCAATCGGGAAATGTTTTTGTGGATTCTGAAGAAGAAAACGGAGCAAGTGTAGGTTTTAAAATTAAGCAAGAAATCTTCAAGGAATTAGGACTTGAAGTTCCAGTAGTAGTAATTTCAAAAGAAGATTTAGAAGCTTGTTTTACAAACAATACTTTTCTTAGTGAAAAAGATTGCGATACTAAAAAGTTGTATGTAGCTTTTATTTCTAAAGAATTGCAAGGAAGTGCTATAAACGATTTAAAGATAAGTCAGTTTAAACCCGATGAAGCCACGATTGATAAAAGCAGAATTTACATTAAATATGCTGTTGGAGCAGGGAAAACACGATTGGACCAAAAGTATATTGAAAAGAAATTAAATGTTGTGGCGACCATTCGTAATTGGAATACAGTAACAACATTGTTGGAAATGTTTTCTTAA
- the rocD gene encoding ornithine--oxo-acid transaminase, producing the protein MSVLEKMSSAEAIALEDKHGAHNYHPLPVVLSRGEGVYVWDVEGKKYYDFLSAYSAVNQGHCHPKIVGAMVQQAQTLTLTSRAFYNDKLGVYEQFVTNYFGFDKVLPMNTGAEAVETALKLCRKWAYEKKGINENEAQIIVCDGNFHGRTTTIISFSNDENARKNFGPYTAGFISIPYDDIDALEKAIASSKNIAGFLVEPIQGEAGVYVPSEGFLSKAKAICEANNVLFIADEVQTGIARTGKLLAVHHENVQPDILILGKALSGGAYPVSAVLANDAIMNVIKPGQHGSTFGGNPIAAAVAIAALEVVSEEKLAENSERLGKIFRSELASFIETSNIATLVRGKGLLNAVVINDTEESDTAWNICVRLAENGLLAKPTHGNIIRFAPPLVMNEEQLRECVAIIINTLKEFEK; encoded by the coding sequence ATGTCAGTTTTAGAAAAAATGAGTTCGGCTGAAGCAATTGCATTGGAAGACAAACACGGTGCACACAATTATCATCCACTACCAGTAGTTTTAAGTAGAGGAGAAGGAGTTTATGTTTGGGATGTTGAAGGGAAAAAATATTACGATTTTCTTTCAGCTTATTCTGCTGTTAATCAAGGGCATTGTCATCCTAAAATTGTAGGAGCAATGGTGCAACAAGCGCAAACATTAACCTTAACATCAAGAGCGTTTTACAATGATAAATTAGGAGTTTACGAGCAATTTGTAACCAACTATTTTGGATTTGACAAAGTATTGCCAATGAACACAGGAGCAGAAGCAGTGGAAACCGCTTTAAAATTGTGTAGAAAATGGGCTTATGAGAAAAAAGGAATTAATGAAAATGAAGCGCAAATTATAGTTTGTGATGGTAACTTCCATGGAAGAACCACTACAATTATTTCGTTTTCAAACGACGAGAATGCACGTAAAAACTTCGGCCCATATACGGCTGGTTTTATAAGCATTCCTTATGACGATATTGATGCTTTAGAAAAAGCAATTGCATCATCAAAAAATATTGCAGGATTTTTAGTTGAGCCAATTCAAGGTGAAGCTGGAGTATACGTACCTTCTGAAGGATTTTTATCTAAAGCAAAAGCTATTTGTGAAGCAAACAATGTATTGTTTATTGCAGACGAAGTACAAACAGGAATTGCGCGTACTGGAAAATTATTAGCGGTTCATCATGAAAATGTACAACCTGATATTTTAATTTTAGGTAAAGCATTGTCTGGTGGAGCATATCCAGTATCGGCTGTTTTAGCAAATGATGCTATTATGAATGTAATTAAACCAGGACAACACGGATCTACTTTTGGAGGAAATCCAATTGCGGCGGCAGTTGCAATTGCAGCTTTAGAAGTTGTTTCTGAAGAAAAATTAGCTGAAAATTCGGAGCGTTTAGGAAAAATATTCCGTTCTGAATTAGCAAGTTTTATCGAAACGTCAAATATTGCAACTTTAGTTCGTGGAAAAGGATTGTTAAATGCAGTTGTAATTAACGATACAGAAGAAAGTGATACAGCTTGGAACATTTGTGTTCGTTTAGCTGAAAATGGTTTGTTAGCAAAACCTACTCACGGAAATATTATTCGTTTTGCACCACCATTGGTTATGAATGAAGAACAACTTAGAGAATGTGTTGCCATAATTATCAACACACTTAAAGAGTTTGAAAAATAA
- a CDS encoding alpha/beta fold hydrolase: MKQIFSIFLLIVSLFTSAQNIFKYEKEINNPELYDFEEIDFQNLDAQIKLSGTLIKPKLDFDKIVIIVPGSEKDTRHSHYILAEQLLKENIAVYRFDERGVGKSEGKHSELAADLSNDLNFAFKDLQKKYSSKKIGIIGHSLGGIATLKIIEKKCNPDFIVFIETPIAKNGAFVLNQIKMNYENSLPQVMREGKTKEEILSFLEGYFQIIRNNNNSLEKEIKKYIKEKGFNKRFIALLNDPFLMEMVTINLEETLKNTNIKSLFLTGTLDKIINHEDEITTVKSFQNPNIEIKVFEDLNHYLTDRKGVVGSSLYQMDQEPLKVIINWILKK, encoded by the coding sequence ATGAAACAAATTTTTTCAATATTTCTTTTAATTGTTTCACTCTTCACAAGTGCTCAAAATATTTTCAAATATGAAAAAGAGATAAATAATCCAGAGCTATATGATTTTGAAGAAATTGATTTTCAAAATCTTGATGCACAAATTAAACTTTCTGGTACTCTTATAAAACCAAAACTTGATTTTGATAAAATTGTTATTATTGTTCCAGGCAGTGAAAAAGACACCAGGCATTCCCATTATATTTTGGCAGAACAACTTCTAAAAGAAAACATTGCTGTTTATCGATTTGATGAACGCGGAGTTGGAAAATCAGAAGGTAAACATTCAGAACTAGCTGCGGATTTATCAAATGATTTAAACTTTGCATTCAAAGACTTACAAAAAAAATATAGTTCAAAAAAAATTGGAATTATTGGACATAGTCTTGGAGGAATTGCAACTCTTAAAATAATTGAAAAAAAATGTAATCCAGATTTTATTGTATTCATAGAAACTCCTATTGCAAAAAATGGTGCTTTTGTTTTAAATCAAATTAAAATGAATTACGAGAATAGTCTTCCGCAAGTAATGCGTGAAGGAAAAACCAAAGAAGAAATATTATCATTTTTAGAAGGTTATTTTCAGATTATACGAAATAACAACAATTCATTAGAAAAAGAAATCAAAAAATACATTAAAGAAAAAGGATTCAACAAACGTTTTATTGCTTTATTAAACGATCCTTTTTTAATGGAAATGGTCACGATTAATTTAGAGGAAACTTTAAAAAACACAAATATAAAATCATTATTTCTTACTGGAACTCTAGATAAAATAATTAATCATGAAGATGAAATTACGACAGTCAAGTCTTTTCAAAATCCAAATATTGAAATTAAAGTTTTCGAAGATTTAAATCACTATTTAACAGATAGAAAAGGTGTTGTTGGTTCTTCGTTATACCAAATGGACCAAGAACCACTTAAAGTTATAATAAATTGGATTTTAAAGAAATAA
- a CDS encoding carboxypeptidase-like regulatory domain-containing protein encodes MKKIIYISILFYSILSFGQVIVVSGNVTDAKTGEPLAGAKVLINKTQNGITTDFDGKYSLKTTLNDTLVFSHVGMIMQKVKVDKTEINIELEEEEEIEVVFGPAYYPKPKRLEATTTVSKKDIENAENPKYNFKKNAKNNVFLIFVSELTSYDLNKVDLEFEQKYNVKYSLIGSYKNDYLKKYNKLTFKYLKKKYKKTWLTEIRKDAVGLKKE; translated from the coding sequence ATGAAAAAAATCATTTACATATCAATTTTATTTTATTCTATTTTGTCTTTTGGGCAAGTAATTGTTGTAAGTGGTAATGTTACTGATGCAAAAACAGGCGAACCACTTGCCGGAGCAAAAGTTCTTATTAATAAAACACAAAATGGAATAACAACTGATTTTGATGGAAAATATTCACTAAAAACTACATTAAATGATACTTTAGTTTTTAGTCACGTAGGAATGATAATGCAGAAAGTTAAAGTTGATAAAACAGAAATAAATATTGAATTAGAGGAAGAAGAAGAAATAGAAGTAGTTTTTGGTCCTGCATATTATCCAAAACCGAAAAGACTTGAAGCAACAACAACAGTATCAAAAAAAGATATTGAAAACGCAGAAAATCCAAAATACAATTTTAAGAAGAATGCTAAAAACAATGTTTTTCTCATTTTTGTTTCGGAATTGACTTCATACGATTTAAACAAAGTAGATTTAGAATTTGAACAAAAATATAATGTAAAATATTCTTTGATTGGTAGTTACAAAAACGATTATTTAAAAAAATACAATAAATTAACTTTTAAATATCTTAAAAAGAAATATAAAAAAACTTGGCTGACAGAAATCAGAAAAGATGCTGTTGGTTTAAAGAAAGAATAA
- a CDS encoding macro domain-containing protein translates to MAKVNYLTGDATNPKTDGNKIIVHICNDIGGWGKGFVMAISKRWAEPELKYREWFKTKENFKLGQVQFVQVEDKLWIANLIGQHKINKDEKGNAPIRYDAVLTGLEFIGKFASDKNASVHMPRIGCGLAGGTWDKIEPLIEKSLTEKEIETYVYDFI, encoded by the coding sequence ATGGCAAAAGTGAACTATTTAACTGGTGATGCAACAAATCCCAAAACTGACGGAAATAAAATCATTGTTCACATTTGCAATGACATTGGCGGTTGGGGAAAAGGATTTGTAATGGCAATTTCTAAACGTTGGGCAGAACCAGAACTAAAATATAGAGAATGGTTTAAGACTAAAGAAAATTTCAAACTTGGTCAAGTTCAGTTTGTACAAGTCGAAGATAAGCTTTGGATTGCAAATTTAATCGGACAGCATAAAATCAACAAAGATGAAAAGGGAAACGCACCAATTCGTTATGATGCAGTTTTAACCGGACTTGAATTCATTGGAAAATTTGCTTCAGACAAAAATGCTTCCGTGCACATGCCAAGAATCGGTTGTGGACTTGCTGGTGGAACTTGGGACAAAATAGAACCATTAATTGAAAAATCATTGACAGAGAAAGAAATTGAAACATATGTTTATGACTTTATCTGA
- a CDS encoding YopX family protein codes for MRKIKFRIWNGSDMKYPTNLQVYNNLELHTGYAKDYDDKGNLIPRNIFKCVLMQFTGLTAKNDIDIYEGDVLELPNGTIGIVEWFECGFVLRLKNETVWQNLLFNVANHYSVVGNIYERQN; via the coding sequence ATGAGAAAAATAAAATTTAGAATTTGGAATGGTTCAGATATGAAATACCCAACAAATTTACAAGTTTATAACAATTTGGAATTACATACTGGATACGCAAAAGATTATGACGATAAAGGAAATTTAATACCTCGAAATATATTCAAATGTGTTTTGATGCAGTTTACCGGATTAACAGCAAAAAACGATATTGATATTTATGAAGGAGATGTTTTGGAATTACCAAACGGAACAATAGGAATTGTAGAATGGTTTGAATGCGGTTTTGTTTTAAGATTAAAGAATGAAACTGTTTGGCAAAATCTACTTTTCAATGTAGCTAATCATTACTCCGTAGTTGGGAATATTTACGAACGACAAAACTGA
- a CDS encoding VOC family protein, protein MKRVTGIGGVFFKCKDPKATTEWYQKHLGLDTNPYGATFEWYEKADSTTKAQTQWTPFAQDSKYFDKDFMINYRVENLEALVEELKKEGVTIVDKMETYDYGKFIHILDGEGNKIQLWEAID, encoded by the coding sequence ATGAAAAGAGTAACAGGAATTGGGGGCGTATTTTTCAAATGCAAAGACCCAAAAGCGACAACAGAATGGTATCAAAAACACCTTGGACTTGATACAAACCCATATGGTGCAACATTTGAGTGGTATGAAAAAGCAGACAGCACAACAAAAGCTCAAACGCAATGGACACCATTTGCACAAGACTCAAAATACTTTGACAAGGATTTTATGATAAATTACCGAGTAGAAAACTTGGAAGCACTTGTTGAAGAATTGAAAAAAGAAGGCGTAACCATTGTGGATAAAATGGAAACATATGATTATGGAAAATTTATCCATATTCTTGACGGAGAAGGAAACAAAATTCAACTTTGGGAAGCAATAGACTAA
- the catB gene encoding type B chloramphenicol O-acetyltransferase has protein sequence MKNFFESPFKGKIIKDHITNPNIISGKYSYYSGYYHGHSFDDCARYLFPDRNDVDKLIIGSYCSIGSGASFIMAGNQGHKYDWISSFPFFYMSEFDVFSKSQDGFQKAGDTVVGNDVWIGSEAMIMPGVQIGDGAVIGSRALVTKDVEPYSIVGGNPAKLIKKRFSDDDIQKLQEMKWWEWDEENLFEAMPILCSNKIDLLYKFFRKMK, from the coding sequence ATGAAAAATTTCTTCGAAAGTCCTTTTAAAGGAAAAATAATCAAAGACCACATAACTAATCCCAATATAATTTCGGGTAAATATTCTTATTATTCCGGTTATTATCACGGTCATTCATTTGATGATTGTGCTCGTTATCTGTTTCCGGACAGGAATGATGTCGATAAACTAATTATCGGTTCTTACTGCTCAATAGGGAGTGGTGCAAGTTTCATAATGGCAGGTAATCAAGGTCATAAATATGATTGGATTTCCAGTTTTCCATTTTTTTATATGTCTGAATTTGATGTTTTCAGTAAAAGCCAAGATGGATTTCAAAAAGCAGGAGATACAGTTGTTGGGAATGATGTTTGGATTGGTAGTGAAGCTATGATAATGCCAGGAGTTCAGATAGGAGATGGAGCTGTTATTGGCAGTCGTGCTTTGGTTACAAAAGATGTTGAACCTTATTCAATTGTAGGGGGAAATCCAGCCAAATTAATAAAAAAGAGATTTAGCGATGATGACATCCAAAAGTTGCAGGAAATGAAATGGTGGGAATGGGATGAGGAAAATCTTTTTGAAGCAATGCCAATTCTTTGTTCAAATAAAATCGATTTGTTGTACAAGTTTTTTAGAAAAATGAAATGA